A genomic stretch from Arthrobacter sp. KBS0702 includes:
- a CDS encoding ABC transporter ATP-binding protein, which produces MTEQNPSRLPEPRIAPSVAPSTNSHLEVEAVTKNFGSQAVLKGVNLPVAKGGTTAIVGPSGSGKTTLLRLIAGFEHPDTGSISLNGTKVAGDGAWVPAHKRHVGYVAQDGALFPHLTVGQNISFGLDAGKLPGGHRGIKSRVAELLEMVALDPAMAKRRPHQLSGGQQQRIALARALAREPELMLLDEPFSALDAGLRVATRRTVGKVLHDAGVTTILVTHDQAEALSFADQVAVMRGGKLAQIGNPFVVYTRPADRATAEFLGDAVILDAWMEGSLATCSLGGIPVRRPPAQGRVQLMLRPEQIRIAEDGPIRGTVVDTDYFGPETTVRLKLAVPPVLAEGAVADHRYPGGGEIITIRHWNASIARPGTELCLRVVGEAVAFPMEDDAQD; this is translated from the coding sequence GTGACCGAACAAAACCCCTCCCGGCTTCCGGAACCCCGGATCGCCCCCTCCGTGGCGCCCAGCACCAACAGCCACCTCGAGGTCGAGGCCGTGACCAAGAACTTCGGCTCCCAGGCTGTCCTCAAGGGTGTCAACCTCCCCGTCGCTAAGGGCGGGACGACGGCGATCGTGGGCCCCTCCGGCTCGGGCAAGACCACCTTGCTGAGGTTGATCGCCGGCTTCGAACACCCCGACACGGGCAGCATCTCGCTCAACGGCACCAAGGTGGCCGGCGACGGCGCCTGGGTTCCCGCGCACAAACGGCATGTCGGCTATGTGGCCCAGGACGGCGCCCTCTTCCCGCACCTGACCGTGGGCCAGAACATCTCCTTCGGTCTGGACGCCGGCAAGCTCCCCGGCGGCCACCGCGGCATCAAGTCCCGGGTTGCCGAGCTGCTCGAGATGGTCGCGCTGGACCCGGCCATGGCCAAGCGGCGGCCCCACCAGCTCTCCGGCGGCCAGCAGCAGCGCATCGCGCTGGCCCGCGCCCTTGCCCGCGAACCGGAACTCATGCTGCTGGACGAACCCTTCTCCGCGCTCGACGCCGGGCTGCGCGTCGCCACCCGGCGCACCGTCGGCAAGGTACTCCACGACGCCGGGGTGACCACCATCCTGGTCACCCACGACCAGGCCGAGGCGCTCTCCTTCGCCGACCAGGTGGCGGTGATGCGGGGCGGAAAGCTCGCCCAGATCGGCAACCCGTTCGTGGTCTACACCCGCCCCGCGGACCGGGCCACCGCGGAGTTCCTGGGCGACGCGGTGATCCTGGACGCCTGGATGGAAGGCTCGCTCGCGACCTGCTCGCTGGGCGGCATTCCGGTCCGCCGGCCGCCGGCGCAGGGCCGCGTGCAGCTGATGCTCCGGCCCGAGCAGATCCGGATCGCGGAGGACGGGCCCATCCGCGGCACCGTCGTGGACACGGACTACTTCGGCCCGGAGACCACGGTCCGGCTCAAGCTCGCCGTCCCGCCGGTCCTCGCCGAGGGCGCCGTGGCGGACCACCGCTACCCCGGCGGCGGCGAGATCATCACCATCCGGCACTGGAACGCCT
- a CDS encoding iron ABC transporter permease, with translation MTRTLAAPGTTGGTTTAGRGKRPRPPFGVSVVAILAVLIALFSLIPLGYVAVMTVATGWDTAVGLIFRARVGELLLNTVLLTVITVPLCLVLGVGGAWLVERTNLKGHKGWAVLLAAPLAVPAFVNSYAWVSAVPSMGGLWSGVLIATLSYFPLVYIPAAATLSRLDPAIEQSAASLGLGAWRAFFRVVLPQLRIAMTGGALLVSLHLLAEYGAFAMIRFDTFTTAIMVQYQSTFNGTAGNMLASVLVFFCLILLLVEVRSRGTARYARVGSGAQARALRLPLHAYQLPAQLSLLALTGLAFGLPLTFVLRWIYAGGSDVWAAEAFLPALLQTLGYGLAGALATTVVAFPMAYLAVRHPGWFSKALELSNYITSSMPGIVVGLAFVTVSIRMAPALYQTTALLVAAYVLLFLPRALVNIRSGLAQAPKELDEAAQALGKPPLLAFLRVTLRLTAPAAAGGAALVFLGIVNELTATLLLSPNGTRTLATEFWSKSSEIDYAGAAPYALLMILISAPMTYLLFQQSKKAAGQ, from the coding sequence GTGACCAGAACACTGGCGGCTCCCGGAACCACCGGAGGCACGACGACGGCGGGCAGGGGCAAGCGCCCCCGCCCGCCTTTCGGCGTCTCCGTGGTGGCCATCCTGGCGGTCCTGATCGCCCTTTTCTCGTTGATCCCGCTCGGCTACGTGGCAGTCATGACGGTGGCCACCGGTTGGGACACCGCCGTCGGCCTGATCTTCCGCGCCCGGGTGGGCGAGCTCCTGCTCAACACCGTGCTGCTCACGGTGATCACCGTGCCGCTCTGCCTGGTCCTGGGCGTGGGCGGCGCCTGGCTGGTGGAACGCACCAACCTCAAGGGCCACAAGGGCTGGGCCGTCCTGCTCGCCGCGCCGCTGGCCGTTCCGGCGTTCGTCAACAGCTATGCCTGGGTCTCCGCCGTTCCCTCGATGGGCGGGCTGTGGTCCGGGGTGCTGATCGCGACGCTGTCCTACTTCCCGTTGGTCTACATCCCCGCTGCCGCGACGCTCAGCCGGCTCGACCCGGCGATCGAGCAGTCCGCCGCGTCCCTGGGACTCGGGGCCTGGCGCGCCTTCTTCCGTGTGGTGCTGCCCCAGCTCCGGATCGCAATGACCGGCGGCGCGCTGCTGGTCTCGCTCCACCTGCTGGCCGAGTACGGCGCCTTCGCGATGATCCGCTTCGACACCTTCACCACCGCGATCATGGTCCAGTACCAGTCCACCTTCAACGGGACGGCCGGGAACATGCTGGCCAGCGTGCTGGTGTTCTTCTGCCTGATCCTGCTGCTGGTCGAGGTGCGCAGCCGCGGCACCGCCCGGTACGCGCGGGTGGGTTCCGGCGCCCAGGCCCGTGCCCTGCGCCTGCCGCTGCACGCCTACCAGCTGCCCGCGCAGCTGTCCCTGCTGGCCCTGACCGGGCTGGCGTTCGGGCTTCCGCTGACCTTTGTGCTGCGCTGGATCTACGCCGGCGGGTCCGACGTCTGGGCGGCCGAGGCGTTCCTGCCCGCGCTGCTGCAGACCCTCGGCTACGGCCTGGCCGGCGCCCTTGCCACCACGGTGGTCGCGTTCCCGATGGCGTACCTCGCCGTGCGGCATCCGGGCTGGTTCAGCAAGGCCCTGGAGCTCTCCAACTACATCACCAGCTCGATGCCCGGGATCGTCGTCGGCCTGGCTTTCGTGACCGTGAGCATCCGGATGGCGCCCGCCCTCTACCAGACCACCGCGCTGCTGGTCGCCGCCTACGTGCTGCTGTTCCTGCCGCGGGCACTGGTGAACATCCGCTCCGGGCTCGCGCAGGCGCCCAAGGAGCTCGATGAGGCCGCGCAGGCCCTCGGCAAGCCGCCGTTGCTTGCGTTCCTCCGGGTCACCCTGCGCCTCACCGCCCCGGCTGCGGCAGGCGGCGCCGCCCTGGTGTTCCTCGGGATCGTCAACGAGCTGACGGCCACGCTGCTGCTCTCCCCCAACGGGACCCGCACCCTGGCTACCGAGTTCTGGAGCAAGAGCAGCGAAATCGACTACGCCGGCGCCGCACCGTACGCCCTGCTGATGATCCTGATCTCGGCGCCGATGACCTACCTCCTCTTCCAGCAGTCCAAGAAAGCAGCGGGACAGTGA
- a CDS encoding iron ABC transporter substrate-binding protein encodes MKIRNNALAGIALAATAALSLAACGSGASTSGSTTGADGKPAGEITVYNAQHESLTKEWVDAFTAETGIKVTLRQGDDTEMSNQIVQEGAASRADVFLTENSPAMAQVENAGLFADVDKATVDQVPAEFRPSTNKWTGIAARSTVLVYDKAKLSQDKLPKSMLDLAKPEWKGKWAASPSGADFQAIVSALLELKGEAATEEWLKGMKENYKAYKGNSTAMKAVNAGEVDAALIYHYYYYGDQAKTGENSKNVTPFYFKNQDPGAFVSVSGGGVLKSSKNAAAAQAFLKFITGKKGQEVLQKGTSFEYAVGSGVPANDKLVPLPELQAPKVDPAKLNSAKVTDLMTRAGLL; translated from the coding sequence ATGAAGATCCGCAACAATGCGCTGGCAGGCATCGCCCTCGCCGCCACCGCCGCGCTCAGCCTCGCAGCCTGCGGCTCCGGCGCCTCGACCTCCGGCAGCACCACCGGAGCCGACGGCAAGCCGGCCGGGGAGATTACGGTCTACAACGCCCAGCACGAATCCCTGACGAAGGAATGGGTTGACGCCTTCACCGCGGAAACCGGCATCAAGGTCACCCTGCGCCAGGGCGACGACACCGAAATGTCCAACCAGATCGTCCAGGAAGGCGCGGCCTCCCGCGCCGATGTGTTCCTCACCGAGAACTCCCCCGCCATGGCCCAGGTGGAAAACGCCGGGCTGTTCGCGGACGTGGACAAGGCCACCGTCGACCAGGTTCCGGCCGAATTCCGGCCCTCCACGAACAAGTGGACCGGCATCGCCGCCCGCTCCACCGTCCTGGTCTACGACAAGGCCAAGCTGAGCCAGGACAAGCTGCCCAAGTCCATGCTGGACCTGGCCAAGCCCGAGTGGAAGGGCAAGTGGGCGGCATCGCCGTCCGGCGCCGACTTCCAGGCGATCGTCTCCGCCCTGCTGGAACTCAAAGGCGAGGCCGCCACGGAGGAATGGCTCAAGGGCATGAAGGAGAACTACAAGGCGTACAAGGGCAACAGCACGGCCATGAAGGCCGTCAACGCCGGCGAGGTGGACGCCGCCCTGATCTACCACTACTACTACTACGGCGACCAGGCCAAGACCGGCGAGAACTCCAAGAACGTCACGCCGTTCTACTTCAAGAACCAGGACCCCGGCGCGTTCGTGTCCGTCTCCGGCGGCGGCGTGCTCAAGTCCTCGAAGAACGCCGCGGCCGCCCAGGCCTTCCTGAAGTTCATCACCGGCAAGAAGGGCCAGGAAGTGCTGCAGAAGGGCACGTCCTTCGAGTACGCGGTCGGCTCCGGCGTACCGGCCAACGACAAGCTGGTGCCGCTCCCGGAACTCCAGGCCCCCAAGGTCGATCCGGCCAAGCTCAACTCCGCCAAGGTCACCGATTTGATGACCAGGGCAGGACTGCTCTAA
- a CDS encoding glycoside hydrolase family 76 protein gives MTAAAAHSPAPNWSFRADEAARSVTRLFGQRLFFLPGTHIAATSRPSGRLKNLARPWHYWWQAHYVDCLIDTGRRELGGEGHTPAKFDGDNLPSAGKLASRLVTGIRLRNFLTVVNSYYDDMAWLALATLRLEKLAEDTRKTTGRRRNAKVLKSLTLQFDSASTDDLGGGTFWSKKRDFKNTPATAPVALYYARTGQAAKAQALLDWLDAKLYDPEQGMYRDGLRIAPGGELVLESAIYTYNQGPVLGALLEMGGDANLERAAALVAAVERNLTVQAPLMGRKAAVLRSEGTGDGGLFTGVLVRYLALAAVDERLPAETRATAALLVTDTAESFWEGRRLVGAQEPLARRGARLVFSARPELPARRSYPAGSAVELSTQLQAWMVLEAAASIAGKLPAVGKPTTETAAESAPETPAPSASEDVSEAAPDTAAETSSGN, from the coding sequence ATGACCGCAGCCGCCGCCCACTCCCCTGCCCCGAACTGGTCCTTCCGCGCCGATGAAGCCGCGCGTTCGGTGACCCGGCTGTTCGGGCAGCGCCTCTTTTTCCTGCCCGGCACCCACATCGCCGCCACCAGCCGCCCGTCCGGCCGGCTGAAGAACCTGGCCCGGCCGTGGCACTACTGGTGGCAGGCGCACTACGTGGACTGCCTCATAGACACCGGCCGCCGGGAGCTCGGCGGCGAGGGCCACACTCCGGCCAAGTTCGACGGCGACAACCTGCCCAGCGCCGGCAAGTTGGCCTCCCGGCTGGTCACCGGCATCCGGCTGCGGAACTTCCTGACCGTGGTCAACAGCTATTACGACGACATGGCCTGGCTGGCCCTGGCCACCCTGCGGCTGGAGAAGCTCGCCGAGGACACCCGCAAGACCACCGGCCGGCGCCGCAACGCCAAGGTGCTCAAGAGCCTCACCCTCCAGTTCGACTCGGCCTCGACCGACGACCTGGGCGGCGGCACGTTCTGGAGCAAAAAGCGGGACTTCAAAAACACCCCGGCCACGGCCCCGGTGGCGCTGTACTACGCCCGGACCGGGCAGGCGGCGAAGGCCCAGGCCCTGCTGGACTGGCTGGATGCCAAGCTCTACGACCCGGAACAGGGAATGTACCGGGACGGTCTGCGGATCGCCCCCGGCGGCGAACTGGTGCTGGAGAGCGCCATCTACACGTACAACCAGGGCCCGGTCCTCGGCGCCCTGCTGGAAATGGGCGGCGACGCGAACCTTGAGCGGGCGGCGGCGCTGGTGGCGGCGGTGGAGCGCAATCTCACCGTGCAGGCCCCGCTGATGGGGCGCAAAGCCGCGGTGCTCCGTTCCGAGGGAACCGGCGACGGCGGCCTCTTCACCGGGGTCCTCGTCCGCTACCTGGCCCTCGCCGCCGTCGACGAACGGCTCCCCGCCGAGACCCGGGCCACGGCTGCCCTGCTCGTGACGGACACGGCGGAGTCCTTCTGGGAGGGACGCCGCCTGGTGGGGGCGCAGGAGCCGCTGGCACGCCGGGGCGCCCGGCTGGTCTTCTCGGCCCGCCCGGAACTGCCGGCCCGCCGGAGCTACCCGGCCGGGTCCGCCGTCGAACTGTCCACGCAGCTGCAGGCGTGGATGGTGCTGGAGGCCGCGGCCTCGATCGCCGGGAAGCTGCCCGCCGTCGGGAAGCCCACCACCGAAACCGCCGCGGAATCGGCCCCGGAAACCCCGGCGCCCAGCGCCTCCGAAGACGTCTCCGAAGCCGCCCCCGATACCGCGGCGGAAACCTCTTCCGGGAATTAA
- a CDS encoding SDR family NAD(P)-dependent oxidoreductase, with protein sequence MDVLGTVALITGGASGLGAATARRLFAAGASVVLVDLPGSAGEAFAAELNAPAGGGAPEQANRAVFVAADVTSEEQVQAAVDAAVALGPLRIVVNCAGIATPGKVLGRDGVLPLETFSRVIQINLVGTFNVIRLAAAAMAATEPAVTELGGPERGVIINTASVAAFDGQIGQPAYSASKGAVAAMTLPIARELARSLIRVVTIAPGIFETPMMAGLPQEAQESLGAQVPHPSRLGRPAEYANLAAHIVDNAMLNGETIRLDGAIRMGPK encoded by the coding sequence ATGGACGTCTTGGGTACTGTCGCGCTGATTACCGGCGGCGCTTCCGGGTTGGGGGCCGCGACGGCCCGCCGGCTGTTCGCCGCCGGCGCGTCCGTGGTGCTGGTGGACCTGCCGGGCTCGGCCGGGGAGGCCTTCGCCGCCGAACTCAACGCGCCTGCTGGCGGCGGTGCGCCTGAGCAGGCCAACCGCGCCGTCTTTGTCGCCGCGGACGTCACCAGCGAAGAGCAGGTGCAGGCCGCGGTTGACGCCGCCGTCGCCCTCGGCCCGCTGCGGATCGTGGTGAACTGCGCCGGCATCGCCACCCCGGGCAAGGTGCTGGGCCGCGACGGCGTGCTCCCGCTGGAGACGTTCAGCCGGGTCATCCAGATTAACCTCGTGGGCACCTTCAACGTGATCCGCCTGGCCGCCGCCGCGATGGCCGCCACCGAGCCGGCCGTCACGGAACTGGGCGGCCCGGAGCGCGGGGTCATCATCAACACCGCCTCCGTCGCAGCCTTCGACGGCCAGATCGGGCAGCCTGCCTACTCCGCCTCCAAGGGTGCCGTGGCCGCCATGACGCTGCCGATCGCCCGCGAACTGGCTCGTTCGCTGATCCGCGTGGTCACGATCGCGCCCGGCATCTTCGAGACCCCCATGATGGCCGGACTGCCGCAGGAGGCACAGGAGTCGCTGGGTGCGCAGGTGCCGCACCCGTCCCGGCTGGGCCGCCCTGCCGAGTACGCGAACCTGGCCGCGCACATCGTGGACAATGCCATGCTCAACGGCGAGACCATCCGGCTGGACGGCGCCATCCGGATGGGACCGAAGTGA
- a CDS encoding acyl-CoA dehydrogenase family protein, with product MTHDVDSPAPVDPALAGLPAADFFAFESLLSAAEQAKLAELREFLAREVAPFATQWWNDAEFPAHILPKLAALELSAPAQRGYSNLFAGLVIAEMTRVDTSLATFFLVHHDLFVESLYGFGSEEQKARLLQDAANLRTTGAFALTEPDHGSDVAGGMETTARRVAGGEAGDYWVLNGAKRWIGNGTFCDYMLVWARDEADGGIRGFIVDATLPGVSRSRIENKIALRTVQNADIVFDDVRVAESDRFAGINSFEDTNELLRGSRIMVAWQGVGQQLAAFDVARRYTVERRQFGRPLAKFQLVQQQLVTMLGNAVASMGMMVRIAQLQDAGAADMPQVALAKSYVSARMRETVAMGRSLLGGNGIVTDYAMAKIFADAEAIYTYEGSYEINTLIVGRAVTGVSAIV from the coding sequence GTGACGCACGACGTAGACAGCCCTGCCCCGGTCGACCCGGCACTCGCCGGGCTGCCGGCGGCCGATTTCTTTGCTTTCGAATCCCTGCTCAGCGCCGCAGAGCAGGCGAAACTGGCCGAACTCCGGGAGTTTCTGGCCCGCGAGGTGGCACCGTTCGCCACCCAGTGGTGGAACGACGCCGAGTTCCCCGCGCACATCCTGCCCAAGCTGGCCGCGCTGGAGCTCAGCGCCCCGGCCCAGCGCGGCTACAGCAACCTGTTTGCCGGCCTTGTCATCGCCGAAATGACCCGGGTGGACACCTCGCTCGCGACGTTTTTCCTGGTCCACCACGACCTGTTCGTGGAGTCGCTTTACGGCTTCGGCTCCGAAGAGCAGAAGGCCCGTCTGCTGCAGGACGCAGCAAACCTGCGGACCACCGGGGCCTTCGCGCTGACCGAGCCGGACCATGGCTCCGACGTCGCCGGTGGCATGGAAACCACCGCTCGCCGCGTGGCCGGCGGGGAAGCGGGCGACTACTGGGTGCTCAACGGCGCCAAGCGCTGGATCGGCAACGGGACGTTCTGCGACTACATGCTGGTCTGGGCCCGGGACGAGGCCGACGGCGGCATCCGCGGCTTTATCGTCGACGCGACGCTGCCCGGCGTGAGCCGGAGCCGGATCGAAAACAAGATCGCGCTGCGCACGGTGCAGAATGCCGACATCGTGTTCGACGACGTCCGGGTGGCCGAGTCGGACCGCTTCGCCGGGATCAACAGCTTCGAGGACACCAACGAGCTGCTCCGCGGCTCGCGCATCATGGTCGCCTGGCAGGGTGTGGGCCAGCAACTGGCGGCGTTCGATGTCGCCCGGCGGTACACCGTCGAGCGCCGGCAGTTCGGGCGGCCGCTGGCGAAGTTCCAGCTGGTGCAGCAGCAGCTGGTAACGATGCTCGGCAACGCCGTGGCGAGCATGGGGATGATGGTCCGGATTGCCCAGCTGCAGGATGCGGGCGCCGCAGACATGCCCCAGGTGGCGCTGGCGAAGTCCTACGTGAGCGCCCGGATGCGCGAAACCGTTGCGATGGGCCGGTCCCTGCTGGGCGGCAACGGGATTGTGACCGACTACGCGATGGCCAAGATCTTCGCTGACGCCGAGGCGATCTACACCTACGAGGGCTCGTACGAGATCAACACCCTGATCGTGGGCCGCGCCGTGACCGGGGTCTCCGCGATCGTCTAG
- a CDS encoding DUF1684 domain-containing protein has protein sequence MTTDAPPADPQLARWQRFRKNRNEALASDYGWLTLTSFQWLGDSPSAVELAPGLWSTDGTTAFLTAAAADGLTLVGTGEPVDGSVSAKLADEESLMWVQFGGDDGRRVRVELAMRANKYAIRTRDSASPVFTGFDGVPTFDYRPDLVIEARFLPYPEPVDVPIGTANPLVDGVHRSVGELVFRLPGQEHECRLQAEEEKLGALTVTFHDETNGLSTDEWRKVSTARPRVDSMGNRTVILDFNRAINYPSAFTPYGTCPMPVKNNSLDYRIEAGEKQPFA, from the coding sequence ATGACCACCGACGCGCCCCCTGCCGACCCGCAGCTTGCCCGCTGGCAGCGCTTCCGGAAGAACCGCAACGAGGCCCTGGCCAGCGACTACGGCTGGCTGACCCTGACGTCCTTCCAATGGCTGGGAGACTCGCCGTCCGCCGTTGAGCTCGCCCCCGGGCTGTGGTCCACGGATGGCACGACGGCGTTCCTGACCGCCGCCGCTGCCGACGGGCTGACGCTGGTCGGGACGGGTGAGCCCGTCGACGGGTCGGTCAGCGCGAAGCTGGCCGATGAGGAATCGCTAATGTGGGTCCAGTTCGGCGGCGACGACGGCAGGCGGGTCAGAGTGGAGCTCGCGATGCGGGCCAACAAGTATGCGATCCGCACCCGGGATTCGGCGTCGCCGGTGTTCACCGGGTTCGACGGCGTGCCGACCTTCGATTACCGGCCTGATCTGGTCATCGAGGCGCGCTTCCTGCCCTACCCTGAACCGGTGGATGTGCCCATCGGGACCGCCAACCCGCTGGTGGACGGTGTGCACCGCTCCGTCGGCGAGCTCGTCTTCCGGCTTCCGGGCCAGGAGCACGAGTGCCGCCTTCAGGCCGAGGAGGAGAAGCTTGGCGCCCTCACGGTGACGTTCCACGACGAGACCAACGGGCTGAGCACCGATGAGTGGCGCAAAGTCTCGACCGCCCGGCCCCGCGTCGATTCCATGGGAAACAGGACGGTGATCCTGGACTTCAACCGGGCCATCAACTACCCCAGTGCGTTCACCCCGTACGGCACCTGCCCCATGCCGGTGAAGAACAACAGCCTGGACTACCGGATCGAAGCCGGCGAAAAGCAGCCCTTCGCCTAG
- a CDS encoding TetR/AcrR family transcriptional regulator, with protein MTPTAAAAAPTAGPRAVRTPAGQAKDKILATAFRLFYAHGLRAAGIDTIIAESGVAKATFYKYFPAKDDLILAYLEQVDGVWTGQLHAAAEAAGPDPAAQLVGLFDALSTACRRDGYRGCAFINAAAESASGTRVHERTVAHKQDILAWIRDLSDSAGAPDPDGLARSLTLVLDGGLASGVLDADPAAAAAARATAAQLVAAALAPSPVS; from the coding sequence ATGACGCCGACAGCAGCAGCCGCCGCACCAACCGCCGGGCCGCGGGCGGTCCGGACGCCGGCAGGTCAGGCCAAGGACAAGATCCTGGCGACGGCCTTCCGGTTGTTTTACGCCCACGGCCTCCGGGCCGCCGGCATCGACACGATCATCGCCGAATCCGGGGTCGCCAAGGCCACCTTCTACAAGTATTTCCCGGCCAAGGATGACCTGATCCTGGCCTACCTGGAACAGGTGGACGGGGTCTGGACCGGGCAGTTGCATGCCGCCGCCGAGGCCGCCGGGCCGGACCCGGCAGCCCAGCTGGTTGGCCTCTTCGACGCCCTGTCAACCGCCTGCCGCCGCGACGGCTACCGCGGCTGCGCCTTCATCAACGCCGCCGCCGAATCGGCGTCGGGCACCCGCGTGCACGAACGGACGGTTGCCCACAAGCAGGACATCCTGGCCTGGATCCGGGACCTTTCCGACAGCGCAGGCGCGCCAGATCCGGACGGGCTGGCCCGCAGCCTGACCCTCGTCCTCGACGGCGGCCTGGCCAGCGGGGTGCTCGACGCCGACCCTGCCGCTGCCGCGGCCGCCCGGGCCACCGCTGCGCAACTGGTCGCCGCCGCCCTGGCACCTTCGCCCGTCTCCTGA
- a CDS encoding NADPH-dependent F420 reductase, with product MKIAVFGTGMVGPTVADALAKLGHDVVIGTRDPQATLARTEAGPMGGVPFAQWHAEHGDIPVATFAEAAAGSDLVVNATNGTGSLDALTAAGTANMAGKVVMDIANPLDFSQGFPPSLNPVNTDSLGEQLQRAFPEARVVKTLNTMNATVMVDPASVAGGDHSVFVSGNDADAKSVVAGLLADLGHRDIIDLGDITTARGTEMLLPIWLRLWGAFGNADFNFKIAR from the coding sequence ATGAAAATTGCAGTCTTTGGCACCGGTATGGTCGGCCCCACGGTGGCGGACGCCCTGGCAAAGCTTGGCCACGACGTCGTCATCGGAACCCGCGATCCGCAGGCAACGCTGGCGCGGACCGAGGCCGGGCCGATGGGCGGCGTGCCGTTCGCCCAGTGGCACGCGGAGCACGGCGACATCCCGGTGGCCACCTTCGCCGAGGCGGCGGCCGGCAGCGACCTCGTTGTCAATGCCACCAACGGCACCGGCTCCCTGGACGCGCTCACCGCAGCCGGAACGGCCAACATGGCCGGCAAGGTCGTCATGGACATTGCGAACCCGCTCGACTTCTCCCAGGGTTTCCCGCCGTCGCTGAACCCGGTCAACACGGACAGCCTCGGCGAGCAGCTCCAGCGGGCTTTCCCGGAGGCGCGCGTGGTCAAAACGCTCAACACGATGAACGCCACTGTCATGGTGGACCCGGCCAGCGTGGCCGGCGGAGACCACTCCGTGTTTGTCTCTGGCAACGACGCGGACGCCAAATCGGTGGTGGCCGGGTTGCTGGCGGACCTCGGCCACCGCGACATCATCGACCTGGGCGACATCACCACCGCCCGCGGCACGGAGATGCTCCTTCCGATCTGGCTACGGCTGTGGGGCGCCTTCGGGAACGCGGACTTCAACTTCAAGATCGCCCGCTAG